The following proteins come from a genomic window of Kitasatospora sp. NBC_01246:
- a CDS encoding ScbA/BarX family gamma-butyrolactone biosynthesis protein gives MESRPTIVQHTAATRTRPTVPPEMPALVGKSVAGEALVTDWGDVSGATQWVTVHWPHDHPFYTEGGRYSPLLFTESARQALTVLSHAVHGVPLGHRFGMERIRTSVNSDELYTTSGPPEVDLLITHTSVTRRRLGSAHLVSQVEARRGGRHLGTAELHYTSHPPALYDRLRGRYADAAQAFARALPLPPPAPTAVVGRLHERDVVISPAGAPDHWQLRTDTGHRVLFDHPHDHVPGMVLLEAAVQATRATLPHPAVPVAFDSTFLRYVEFDQPCLLTTTPAPPTPDGHPRTHIRATQSGTPVFTTTLTTEPHPA, from the coding sequence ATGGAGTCGCGTCCAACGATCGTTCAGCACACGGCGGCCACGCGCACCCGGCCGACGGTCCCGCCGGAGATGCCGGCCCTGGTCGGCAAGTCCGTGGCGGGCGAAGCGCTCGTCACCGACTGGGGCGACGTCTCCGGCGCCACCCAGTGGGTCACCGTCCACTGGCCGCACGACCACCCCTTCTACACCGAGGGCGGCCGCTACAGCCCCCTGCTGTTCACCGAGAGCGCCCGCCAGGCGCTCACCGTGCTGAGCCACGCCGTCCACGGCGTCCCGCTCGGACACCGCTTCGGCATGGAGCGTATCCGAACCTCCGTCAACTCGGACGAGCTGTACACCACTTCCGGCCCGCCCGAGGTCGACCTGCTGATCACCCACACCTCGGTGACCAGGCGGCGGCTCGGCTCCGCCCACCTGGTCTCCCAGGTCGAGGCCCGGCGCGGGGGGCGCCACCTCGGCACCGCCGAACTCCACTACACCAGCCACCCGCCCGCCCTCTACGACCGCCTGCGCGGCCGCTACGCCGACGCGGCCCAGGCCTTCGCCCGGGCGCTCCCGCTCCCCCCGCCGGCCCCCACCGCCGTGGTCGGCCGCCTGCACGAGCGGGACGTCGTCATCTCACCGGCGGGCGCGCCGGACCACTGGCAGCTCCGTACGGACACCGGCCACCGCGTCCTCTTCGACCACCCGCACGACCACGTCCCCGGCATGGTCCTCCTGGAGGCCGCCGTCCAGGCGACCCGGGCCACCCTGCCCCACCCCGCCGTCCCGGTCGCCTTCGACAGCACCTTCCTGCGCTACGTCGAGTTCGACCAGCCCTGCCTCCTGACCACCACCCCCGCACCCCCCACCCCCGACGGCCACCCCCGCACCCACATCCGAGCCACCCAGTCCGGCACCCCCGTCTTCACCACCACCCTCACCACCGAGCCCCACCCGGCCTGA
- a CDS encoding ScbR family autoregulator-binding transcription factor: protein MVGRPVKQERAERTRAALIQAAAKLFGEQGFSGTSVVKIADEAGLTLGAVYFHFRNKSELAREIVFRQPEWVVTPRPSEGLQRVVDVSLTWACQLLDNPILQAGARLVWEQEQFNSPDENSHRQWAEIIMDDLLVAQRRRELRAGTDVQALSRLVVYACTGAQMHSFIETRRADLPERVVEFWQLLLPAVATPATAKRIELSECRGRPE, encoded by the coding sequence ATGGTGGGACGCCCAGTGAAACAGGAGCGGGCCGAGCGGACGCGGGCCGCCCTGATCCAGGCCGCCGCGAAGCTCTTCGGGGAGCAGGGCTTCTCCGGAACCAGCGTCGTCAAGATCGCCGACGAGGCCGGCCTGACCCTGGGTGCGGTGTACTTCCACTTCCGCAACAAGAGCGAGCTGGCCCGGGAGATCGTCTTCCGCCAGCCCGAGTGGGTGGTGACCCCCCGCCCCTCGGAGGGGCTGCAGCGCGTCGTCGACGTGTCCCTCACCTGGGCCTGCCAGCTGCTCGACAACCCCATCCTCCAGGCCGGGGCCCGACTGGTCTGGGAGCAGGAGCAGTTCAACTCCCCGGACGAGAACTCCCACCGCCAGTGGGCCGAGATCATCATGGACGACCTCCTGGTCGCCCAGCGCCGGCGGGAACTGCGGGCCGGCACCGACGTCCAGGCGCTCTCCCGCCTGGTGGTCTACGCGTGTACGGGGGCCCAGATGCACTCGTTCATCGAGACCCGGCGCGCCGATCTCCCGGAGCGCGTCGTGGAGTTCTGGCAGCTGCTGCTGCCGGCCGTCGCAACCCCCGCCACCGCGAAGCGAATCGAGCTCTCGGAGTGCCGCGGCCGGCCCGAGTAG